One segment of Neobacillus endophyticus DNA contains the following:
- a CDS encoding DinB family protein — protein sequence MSELLIKSFELTRSFVLKTVDALSENTVDVQPEGFNNTIHWHIGHILTCAEQFMFGFPKKSAHLPENYMQLFATGTKPANWQGDVPSIQELSARLKDQIIRIKEIPAESFNERLKTPFLGLETFGEVANFAVFHESNHLGQILAMKRMIETAQTK from the coding sequence ATGAGCGAGCTTTTGATCAAGAGCTTTGAATTAACTAGAAGTTTTGTTTTAAAAACAGTTGATGCGTTGTCCGAAAATACGGTGGATGTTCAGCCTGAAGGTTTTAATAATACGATTCATTGGCATATCGGGCACATCTTAACATGTGCTGAACAATTTATGTTTGGGTTCCCGAAAAAATCTGCTCACTTGCCGGAAAACTATATGCAGTTATTTGCAACAGGTACTAAACCTGCAAATTGGCAAGGGGATGTTCCATCTATTCAAGAATTATCAGCTCGGTTAAAGGATCAAATCATACGAATTAAAGAAATTCCTGCTGAAAGTTTCAATGAAAGATTGAAAACACCATTTTTGGGCCTAGAAACATTTGGTGAAGTTGCGAACTTTGCAGTCTTCCATGAGTCCAATCATTTAGGACAAATTTTAGCCATGAAACGCATGATAGAAACCGCTCAAACAAAATAG
- a CDS encoding APC family permease, with product MLSSIKRFLIGRPLKSTDLGEHKLNILKALAILSSDALSSVAYGTEQILIVLATISVVAFWYSIPIAVGVLFLLAALILSYRQIIFSYPHGGGAYVVSKENLGEKPGLIAGGSLLVDYILTVAVSVSAGTDAVTSAFPALHQHTVLIACILVAIITILNLRGLTESATILSYPVYLFVLAIIILIIVGVFKIATGQIPASSHAPIGAPVQGITLFLLLRAFASGCSALTGVEAISNAIPNFKDPAPNNAAKTLVLMGSLLAILFSGITFLAFYYGIAPNANETVVSQIARETFGRSYFYFFFQGTTALILVLAANTGFSAFPLLAFNLAKDKYMPRMFTIRGDRLGYSNGIVSLGVASILLIIAFHGETGHLIPLYAVGVFIPFTLSQTGMIVKWLREKPSGWLAKLTANLIGALITLTVLLIFFVTKFSQVWFVFIFLPLIVILFIRVNKHYEAVGEQLRIYAEEPAVPVEGNVIIVPVAGITKVVEHTINYAKSITDQIFAVYVSFDREDEKKFAEKWEKWQPDVRLVTLQSRYRSILQPLSKFIDTVEHKAEENNYQVTVLIPQFIPKKNWHNILHNQSSLLIRTYLLYKKNVIVATLPYQFKK from the coding sequence TTGCTTTCTTCAATTAAAAGATTTTTAATTGGCCGTCCGCTAAAATCCACGGATTTGGGCGAACATAAACTGAATATTTTAAAAGCCTTAGCTATTCTATCTTCGGATGCTTTGTCTTCTGTCGCTTATGGGACGGAACAAATATTGATTGTGTTGGCAACTATTAGTGTTGTCGCTTTTTGGTATTCCATCCCAATCGCAGTCGGGGTGTTATTTCTGTTAGCTGCCCTTATTTTATCGTATCGGCAAATTATTTTTTCCTATCCCCATGGCGGGGGTGCCTATGTTGTTTCAAAAGAAAACTTGGGCGAGAAGCCAGGTTTGATCGCTGGAGGTTCTTTATTAGTTGATTATATCTTGACAGTGGCCGTTAGTGTTTCAGCAGGAACAGATGCCGTTACCTCTGCTTTCCCGGCACTGCACCAGCATACGGTTCTGATCGCCTGCATTTTGGTAGCTATCATTACCATTTTGAACCTGCGCGGATTAACGGAATCTGCTACAATTTTATCTTATCCAGTTTATTTGTTTGTTTTAGCTATCATTATTTTGATTATTGTAGGTGTTTTTAAAATCGCAACCGGTCAAATTCCTGCAAGTTCTCATGCTCCAATTGGTGCCCCTGTACAAGGGATTACCTTGTTTTTGTTGTTGCGGGCTTTTGCTTCCGGTTGTTCCGCACTAACGGGAGTTGAGGCTATTTCCAATGCCATTCCGAATTTTAAGGATCCAGCCCCTAATAATGCAGCCAAGACTCTTGTACTAATGGGTTCTCTTTTGGCTATATTATTCTCAGGGATTACGTTTTTAGCTTTTTATTATGGAATCGCGCCGAATGCAAATGAAACTGTTGTTTCGCAAATTGCCAGAGAGACCTTTGGCCGGAGTTATTTTTACTTTTTTTTCCAAGGAACAACCGCTCTTATTTTGGTGTTAGCTGCAAATACCGGCTTTTCTGCCTTTCCGTTACTAGCTTTTAATTTGGCAAAAGATAAATATATGCCCCGGATGTTTACGATCAGGGGAGACCGCCTCGGATATTCAAATGGGATTGTTTCTTTAGGGGTCGCTTCCATTTTACTCATTATTGCTTTCCACGGAGAGACAGGGCATTTAATCCCGCTTTATGCAGTGGGGGTATTTATTCCTTTCACTTTGTCACAAACCGGAATGATTGTGAAATGGCTCCGTGAAAAACCTAGCGGCTGGCTGGCGAAGCTTACCGCTAACCTTATAGGTGCCCTTATTACTTTGACTGTATTATTGATTTTCTTTGTAACTAAATTTAGTCAGGTCTGGTTTGTGTTTATCTTTTTACCTCTTATCGTTATCCTGTTTATCAGGGTCAATAAGCATTATGAAGCAGTTGGGGAACAACTAAGAATATATGCGGAAGAACCAGCTGTTCCGGTTGAAGGGAACGTGATTATTGTTCCAGTTGCCGGAATTACAAAAGTTGTGGAACATACCATCAACTATGCTAAATCGATTACCGATCAAATCTTTGCTGTGTATGTATCTTTCGACCGTGAAGATGAGAAAAAGTTTGCGGAGAAATGGGAAAAATGGCAGCCTGATGTCAGGCTTGTCACCCTGCAATCGCGATACCGCAGTATATTGCAGCCTTTATCGAAATTTATTGATACGGTTGAACACAAAGCGGAAGAAAACAATTATCAAGTGACGGTATTGATTCCGCAATTTATACCCAAGAAGAACTGGCACAACATTTTGCATAATCAATCGAGCCTTTTAATCCGTACGTATCTTTTATATAAAAAGAACGTGATTGTTGCTACATTGCCATACCAATTTAAAAAGTAA
- a CDS encoding DedA family protein has product MKEFIFSVLQFLAQLGYFGVALGLMIEIIPSEFVLAYGGYMIAQGHLHYPGAVIAGVIGGTIAQLFLYWAGYYGGRPFLEKYGKYILIKKKHIDISEQWFQKYGAGVIFSARFIPVVRHAISIPAGIAKMSLSRFTLYTIAAMIPWTILFLYLGHVLGKNWSSIKEYAHAYTMPILIAAILITVIYFLVKKTRKTTE; this is encoded by the coding sequence ATGAAGGAGTTTATTTTTTCTGTATTACAATTTTTAGCACAATTAGGCTACTTCGGAGTTGCCTTAGGTCTGATGATTGAAATTATCCCCAGTGAATTTGTATTAGCCTATGGCGGTTATATGATCGCCCAGGGGCATCTCCATTATCCAGGTGCCGTGATTGCCGGTGTGATCGGCGGAACGATTGCCCAATTATTTTTATATTGGGCAGGCTATTATGGCGGAAGGCCGTTTTTGGAAAAATACGGGAAGTACATCCTGATCAAAAAGAAACATATCGACATTTCCGAACAATGGTTTCAAAAATATGGAGCTGGAGTCATCTTTTCCGCCCGGTTTATTCCGGTTGTACGGCATGCAATTTCCATCCCCGCCGGGATTGCCAAAATGTCTTTGTCCAGGTTTACCCTCTATACTATTGCGGCTATGATACCGTGGACGATTCTTTTCCTTTATTTAGGACATGTCTTAGGAAAGAACTGGAGCTCCATTAAAGAATATGCCCATGCTTATACAATGCCAATCCTAATCGCAGCAATTTTAATTACTGTAATATACTTTTTAGTAAAAAAAACAAGGAAAACCACTGAATAG
- a CDS encoding D-alanine--D-alanine ligase, producing MKTKLGLLYGGKSAEHKVSLQTALAVIKALDLEKFEIHPIYINEEGRWIKGPELLEPVETVQALEFNQAGQLSPLSLAPALFHAENQEKAPLEVIFPLLHGPNGEDGTVQGLLELLNMPYVGNGVLASAAGMDKVIMKNIFAQAGLAQVNYVAFIKSEWEIAKEQTYIKVEDELGYPCFVKPANLGSSVGISKCRNRAELETAFAEAFQFDRKIIIEEGVVAREIEVGVLGNDAPECSVAGEIVPKKDFYDYKAKYEDGETALIIPAEITDHEYEEIKDMAIRAFKALDCSGLVRADFFLTKEGKVLINEVNTMPGFTPFSMFPLLWKHTGVEYPQLIERLVELARERHTEKQNIKYTF from the coding sequence ATGAAAACAAAATTAGGCTTACTATATGGAGGAAAGTCTGCTGAGCATAAAGTATCATTACAGACTGCACTTGCTGTTATTAAAGCATTGGATCTAGAAAAATTTGAAATACATCCGATTTACATAAATGAAGAGGGCCGCTGGATAAAAGGGCCGGAGCTTTTAGAACCGGTTGAAACGGTTCAAGCACTTGAATTTAATCAAGCAGGCCAATTATCTCCATTATCTTTGGCGCCTGCTCTTTTCCATGCGGAAAACCAGGAAAAAGCCCCTCTAGAGGTTATTTTTCCGCTGCTTCACGGACCGAACGGTGAAGATGGAACAGTACAAGGATTATTGGAGTTATTGAATATGCCGTATGTTGGAAACGGCGTATTAGCATCAGCTGCAGGCATGGATAAAGTGATTATGAAAAACATCTTTGCCCAGGCGGGTCTTGCCCAAGTAAATTATGTTGCATTTATTAAAAGTGAATGGGAAATTGCGAAGGAACAAACATATATCAAAGTGGAAGATGAGCTTGGCTATCCTTGCTTTGTGAAACCTGCAAACTTAGGCTCAAGTGTCGGTATCAGTAAATGCCGAAATCGTGCTGAGTTGGAAACAGCTTTTGCGGAAGCGTTCCAATTTGACCGAAAAATCATCATAGAAGAAGGTGTCGTTGCCCGCGAAATTGAGGTGGGTGTCCTTGGTAATGATGCTCCGGAATGTTCTGTAGCAGGGGAAATTGTTCCGAAAAAGGATTTTTATGATTATAAGGCGAAATATGAAGATGGAGAAACGGCACTTATTATTCCTGCTGAAATTACCGATCATGAGTATGAAGAGATAAAAGACATGGCCATCCGTGCATTTAAGGCATTAGATTGTTCCGGGCTGGTTCGTGCGGATTTCTTTTTAACAAAAGAGGGCAAAGTATTGATTAACGAGGTCAATACGATGCCAGGTTTCACACCTTTTAGCATGTTCCCGCTGTTGTGGAAGCATACAGGTGTAGAATATCCACAATTAATCGAGCGTCTTGTGGAGCTCGCCCGCGAAAGACATACCGAAAAACAAAATATTAAGTATACATTCTAA
- a CDS encoding UDP-N-acetylmuramoyl-tripeptide--D-alanyl-D-alanine ligase gives MIKRSLRQIAEMADALNDITPFAERLITGVSIDSRKIEKGNLFVPFKGEHADGHQYVASAIEKGAAAAFWQKDVPNPPLHLPIILVEDCLVALQELARKYRKQLQVRVVGITGSNGKTTTKDMTASLLSLKYKVQKTGGNFNNHIGLPLTVLSLEEDTEIAVLEMGMSGRGEIAFLTNLACPDAVVITNIGESHLLDLGSREGIAEAKLEILQGLKDGGLAVLHGDEPLLMERIHRHKGNVQVQTFGRRESNDLYPIDITQLDKGTRFTINASSEVFELPILGTHNILNALAAMLIARYFEIPFETINEGLHTIKLTNMRMELVEGRHGEKIINDAYNASPTSMMAAIELVSNLKGYERKILVLGDMLELGPEEEQYHLKVGEAMDQEKIDYLFTYGKLGNHIAEGARKFLGEHQVFAFLDKTELLQKLMHYVNDKTLVLVKASRGMKLEEIVKALQADTP, from the coding sequence ATGATTAAACGTTCCCTGAGGCAGATTGCCGAAATGGCAGATGCTCTGAATGATATCACCCCATTTGCCGAGCGGTTGATTACTGGGGTTTCGATCGACTCGCGAAAAATAGAAAAGGGAAATTTATTTGTCCCTTTTAAAGGTGAACATGCGGACGGACATCAATATGTAGCAAGTGCTATTGAAAAAGGCGCAGCGGCTGCGTTCTGGCAAAAGGACGTACCTAATCCGCCGCTTCATTTACCAATTATTTTGGTCGAGGACTGCCTAGTAGCCCTCCAGGAATTAGCGCGGAAATATCGGAAACAATTGCAGGTACGTGTAGTCGGTATTACCGGAAGTAACGGAAAAACTACTACGAAGGATATGACTGCAAGCTTATTGTCCTTAAAATACAAAGTTCAAAAAACGGGTGGGAACTTTAACAATCACATTGGCCTGCCATTAACAGTTCTAAGTTTGGAAGAAGATACGGAAATTGCTGTTCTTGAAATGGGTATGAGCGGCAGAGGTGAAATTGCTTTTTTAACAAATTTGGCTTGCCCTGATGCAGTTGTTATTACAAATATTGGGGAATCCCATCTGCTTGATCTTGGTTCAAGAGAAGGTATTGCCGAAGCGAAGCTTGAAATTTTGCAGGGCCTTAAGGATGGAGGACTTGCCGTTTTACATGGTGATGAACCGCTGTTAATGGAGCGTATTCATCGCCACAAAGGCAATGTGCAAGTGCAAACATTTGGCCGCAGGGAATCAAATGATCTATACCCAATTGACATAACCCAGTTGGATAAGGGTACACGTTTTACCATTAACGCATCCAGCGAGGTATTTGAACTGCCTATTTTAGGTACTCACAATATTTTGAACGCTTTGGCTGCCATGTTGATCGCCCGCTATTTTGAAATTCCTTTTGAAACCATCAATGAAGGCTTGCACACGATTAAACTAACGAATATGCGGATGGAATTAGTGGAAGGCCGCCACGGAGAAAAGATCATAAATGATGCTTACAATGCCAGCCCTACTTCCATGATGGCGGCCATTGAACTAGTATCAAACCTGAAAGGTTATGAACGGAAAATCCTCGTTCTTGGTGATATGCTTGAACTTGGTCCTGAGGAGGAACAGTACCATTTAAAAGTGGGAGAAGCTATGGACCAAGAGAAAATTGATTATCTTTTTACATATGGAAAATTAGGTAACCACATTGCTGAGGGTGCTAGGAAATTTTTAGGTGAACATCAGGTATTTGCTTTTTTAGACAAAACAGAGCTTCTTCAAAAATTGATGCATTATGTGAATGACAAAACCCTTGTGCTGGTAAAAGCTTCCCGCGGAATGAAATTAGAGGAGATTGTAAAAGCCCTGCAGGCAGATACTCCGTAG
- a CDS encoding DEAD/DEAH box helicase, protein MGFEEATPIQAETIPLSLENKDVIGQAQTGTGKTAAFGIPLVEKVQTHVEAIQGIIIAPTRELAIQVSEELYKIGAGKRARVLPIYGGQDIGRQIRSLKKSPHIIVGTPGRLLDHINRRTIRLDNVNTVILDEADEMLNMGFIEDIETILKEIPEERQTLLFSATMPAPIQRIAEKFMKDPQIVRVKTKEMTVPSIEQYYLEVQEKNKFDVLTRLLDIQSPELAIVFGRTKRRVDELSEALNLRGYTAEGIHGDLSQAKRLSVLRKFKEGTIDVLVATDVAARGLDISGVTHVYNFDIPQDPESYVHRIGRTGRAGKTGVAMTFITPREKPYLFVVEKTTKRKMERMKPPTLDEALEGQQRAVLDKIEQTIDANNLQFYKAAADELLETYDASTVVAAVLKMLTKEPDTTPVKLTEEQPLPSKKERKPFDRDRRRKDDSRGYNSDRRKKAPVKPRSGEKRTGGKSKPRSFNH, encoded by the coding sequence ATGGGATTCGAGGAAGCTACCCCTATCCAGGCAGAGACGATTCCTCTAAGCTTAGAGAATAAAGACGTGATCGGCCAGGCTCAAACAGGAACAGGAAAAACAGCTGCTTTTGGAATTCCGTTAGTGGAAAAAGTCCAAACACATGTAGAAGCCATTCAAGGAATTATTATCGCGCCAACAAGGGAACTGGCGATCCAAGTTTCAGAGGAGCTTTATAAAATTGGCGCTGGAAAAAGGGCCCGTGTGCTTCCGATTTACGGGGGGCAGGACATTGGCCGCCAAATTCGTTCTTTAAAGAAATCACCGCATATTATTGTCGGGACTCCAGGACGTCTTTTGGATCATATTAACAGAAGGACTATTCGTCTTGATAATGTTAATACGGTTATTTTGGATGAAGCGGACGAAATGCTAAATATGGGATTTATTGAGGATATTGAAACCATCCTCAAAGAAATTCCGGAAGAGCGCCAAACCCTTCTGTTTTCAGCAACGATGCCTGCACCGATCCAACGGATTGCGGAAAAGTTCATGAAAGATCCGCAAATCGTTCGGGTAAAAACAAAAGAAATGACGGTTCCATCGATTGAACAGTATTACCTGGAAGTACAGGAAAAGAATAAGTTTGATGTCTTAACAAGACTGCTTGATATTCAATCACCGGAATTAGCGATTGTTTTTGGACGTACAAAGCGCCGTGTGGACGAATTGTCAGAAGCTTTAAATTTAAGAGGTTATACAGCTGAAGGTATTCATGGTGATTTAAGTCAGGCCAAACGTCTTTCCGTCCTTCGCAAATTTAAAGAGGGAACAATTGATGTCTTGGTAGCAACAGATGTTGCAGCGAGAGGTCTGGATATCTCCGGCGTAACTCACGTATACAATTTCGACATTCCACAAGATCCTGAAAGCTATGTTCACCGTATCGGCCGTACAGGGCGCGCTGGAAAAACCGGTGTTGCTATGACGTTTATAACACCTAGAGAAAAGCCGTATTTATTTGTTGTTGAAAAAACAACGAAACGGAAAATGGAAAGAATGAAGCCGCCTACCCTTGATGAAGCTCTTGAAGGGCAGCAGCGTGCAGTCCTTGATAAGATTGAGCAAACGATTGATGCTAATAATTTGCAATTTTATAAAGCAGCTGCCGACGAACTTTTGGAAACATATGATGCATCCACTGTTGTTGCTGCGGTTCTAAAGATGTTAACAAAAGAACCAGATACTACTCCTGTTAAGTTGACAGAAGAACAGCCGCTGCCATCGAAAAAAGAAAGAAAACCATTTGACCGTGACCGCCGCAGAAAAGATGATTCCCGTGGATATAACTCTGATCGCCGTAAAAAGGCGCCAGTTAAGCCTAGAAGCGGTGAAAAAAGAACAGGCGGCAAATCAAAACCTAGAAGTTTTAATCATTAA
- a CDS encoding rhomboid family intramembrane serine protease → MFTRTESLRDYIRLYPVVSTIISIHIILYLCTILPIFPNIWFVETFSGVNLYITEGEYWRLITPTFMHSSFSHMLFNSFSLVIFGPALERMIGSRRFIFVYLFSGFIANLATFWLEPLTYTHVGSSGAIFGLFGYYISIIMFRKSMLSRQNSQIIVTLLVISLIMTFLQPNINITAHLFGLLGGFVIGAVPYFNKKDFSDSIKGVSYWAGSKKRRLSFQSPLKTFIWAIVIIMAIIGLMAQK, encoded by the coding sequence ATGTTTACAAGAACAGAAAGCCTTCGCGATTACATTCGCCTTTATCCAGTAGTTTCTACCATTATTTCCATCCATATTATTCTATACTTATGTACCATTTTACCAATATTCCCTAACATATGGTTTGTTGAAACCTTCTCTGGCGTAAACTTATATATAACGGAGGGGGAATATTGGCGCCTGATTACACCTACGTTTATGCACAGTAGTTTCTCCCATATGCTATTTAATAGTTTTTCACTTGTCATCTTCGGCCCAGCACTTGAGCGTATGATTGGAAGCAGACGTTTTATTTTTGTTTACCTCTTTTCAGGTTTCATTGCCAATCTAGCAACCTTTTGGCTCGAACCGCTGACTTATACTCATGTTGGATCCAGCGGAGCGATTTTTGGCTTATTTGGATATTACATCAGCATCATTATGTTCCGCAAATCCATGCTATCGCGCCAGAACTCGCAAATTATTGTGACCCTTTTGGTCATCAGCTTAATTATGACCTTCCTGCAGCCTAATATTAATATTACTGCCCATTTGTTTGGATTATTGGGTGGATTCGTGATTGGAGCTGTTCCGTATTTTAATAAAAAGGATTTTTCCGATTCAATCAAAGGTGTTTCCTATTGGGCAGGAAGTAAAAAAAGGAGATTGTCCTTCCAATCTCCATTAAAGACGTTTATATGGGCAATCGTTATCATAATGGCCATTATCGGACTAATGGCGCAAAAGTGA
- the acpS gene encoding holo-ACP synthase has product MIKGIGIDIIELSRIEELLNRQGKFADRVLTANEKRLFNTLSGRRRVEFLAGRFAAKEAFSKAAGTGIGKDLSFLDIEIQTDPLGKPYFAKPEGKVYLSISHSRDYAVAQVVMEGE; this is encoded by the coding sequence ATGATTAAAGGAATTGGCATTGATATCATTGAACTCTCTCGAATAGAGGAACTCTTAAACCGGCAGGGTAAATTTGCAGACCGAGTGTTAACTGCAAATGAAAAAAGACTGTTTAATACCTTATCAGGAAGGCGGAGGGTTGAGTTTTTGGCTGGAAGGTTTGCGGCCAAAGAAGCCTTTTCGAAAGCAGCTGGAACTGGAATTGGAAAGGACTTATCCTTTTTAGATATCGAAATCCAAACGGATCCTCTTGGAAAGCCCTATTTTGCCAAGCCTGAAGGTAAGGTTTACCTGTCCATCTCCCATAGCAGGGACTATGCGGTTGCCCAGGTGGTAATGGAGGGAGAATAG
- a CDS encoding outer membrane lipoprotein-sorting protein: MRKKLLLLMIGLIVILLAACGTKSQGDVVKDLNNKLDDLSSYKVDAKMTLKMGSESQVYNVEIWHKDPTFYRVNLRNAEKDQSQMILRNDQGVFVLTPALKKSFRFQSDWPQNSSQAYLYESLIKDIIMDKDAKFSVTKDYYVFETKTRYQNNSMLPFQEIKLNKRDLSPAVVKVMDPDRNALVTVEFSKVNFKASFNKDDFDMQKNMTRAELGMPAMAKGSDQSFTVKYPTYELKGTKLIGEKEMKIEDGTRAVLTYDGKKSFTLVQEKVSAKVASMVPTEVTGDLVDIGATVGAVTDHSITWSQGGVDYMIASKNLSKDEMIQIAQSVQGDAVK, translated from the coding sequence ATGAGGAAAAAGTTATTGCTGCTTATGATTGGGCTGATCGTCATTTTACTTGCAGCCTGCGGCACAAAGTCCCAAGGTGATGTTGTGAAAGATTTAAACAACAAACTGGATGACTTATCCAGTTACAAGGTTGATGCAAAAATGACATTGAAAATGGGCTCTGAGTCGCAGGTTTATAATGTGGAAATTTGGCATAAAGATCCCACCTTTTATCGGGTGAATTTGAGGAATGCCGAAAAAGACCAAAGTCAAATGATATTAAGGAACGATCAGGGAGTATTTGTGTTGACTCCAGCACTGAAGAAAAGCTTCCGTTTCCAAAGTGATTGGCCGCAAAATAGCAGCCAGGCGTATCTGTATGAATCGCTGATTAAGGATATTATTATGGATAAAGATGCTAAGTTTTCTGTTACGAAGGACTATTATGTTTTTGAAACGAAAACCCGTTATCAAAATAACAGCATGCTTCCCTTCCAGGAAATTAAACTGAATAAACGGGATTTGTCACCTGCTGTAGTCAAAGTCATGGATCCTGATCGTAACGCTCTTGTGACAGTTGAATTTTCAAAAGTCAATTTTAAAGCCAGCTTTAACAAAGATGATTTCGATATGCAAAAGAACATGACTCGTGCAGAGCTTGGTATGCCGGCAATGGCCAAGGGAAGCGACCAAAGCTTTACGGTTAAGTATCCAACGTATGAACTGAAAGGGACAAAGCTGATTGGCGAGAAAGAAATGAAAATAGAAGATGGCACAAGGGCTGTACTCACATATGACGGTAAGAAATCGTTTACTCTTGTTCAAGAAAAGGTCTCTGCAAAAGTGGCATCCATGGTCCCAACTGAAGTTACTGGGGATCTGGTAGACATTGGTGCTACCGTAGGTGCTGTAACAGATCACTCCATCACATGGTCTCAGGGCGGAGTAGATTACATGATTGCGTCAAAAAATCTGTCTAAGGATGAAATGATTCAAATAGCCCAATCAGTCCAAGGTGATGCGGTGAAATAA
- the alr gene encoding alanine racemase, whose translation MNNQGFFYRDTWAEVDLDCITENLNVFKEHLPQGVDIFAVVKANAYGHGDLHVAKTALNAGATYLAVAFMDEAIALRNKGISAPILVLGASRPEDAKVAVQFNLTLTIFQKEWLEEARKHLSTGEKLSLHIKVDTGMGRLGVRTCEELSEVEQLIIEDDRFYFEGIFTHYATADELNNQYFKEQYTRFEEMIHHLKTRPKYIHTSNSAAAIRFPKAYFNAVRIGISMYGLTPSIEMKNEIPFPLREAFSMQVKLVNVKRHKSGDKVSYGATYGSVEDEWIGTLPIGYADGWLRKLQGQEVLVDGQRVPIVGRICMDQCMIRLPYYVPIGTQVTLIGRQGDEFISINEIAAKLDTINYEVPCVITKRVPRVYKQGGKVTDIKNDLLS comes from the coding sequence ATGAATAATCAGGGATTTTTCTATCGTGATACATGGGCAGAAGTCGATCTGGATTGTATTACGGAGAATCTCAACGTATTTAAGGAGCATCTACCTCAAGGGGTCGACATATTTGCTGTTGTCAAAGCAAACGCGTATGGCCACGGTGATCTCCATGTAGCAAAGACTGCACTAAATGCAGGGGCTACTTATCTGGCAGTTGCTTTTATGGATGAAGCAATTGCTTTAAGGAATAAAGGGATTAGTGCACCAATTCTCGTTCTTGGAGCATCCCGCCCAGAGGATGCAAAAGTTGCAGTCCAATTTAATCTAACCCTAACGATTTTTCAAAAGGAATGGCTTGAGGAAGCTAGAAAACATCTTAGTACCGGTGAAAAGTTGTCGCTGCATATCAAAGTGGATACTGGTATGGGCAGACTTGGTGTGCGCACCTGTGAGGAATTATCAGAGGTAGAGCAATTGATCATTGAAGATGATCGCTTTTATTTTGAAGGCATTTTTACACATTATGCAACAGCAGATGAATTGAATAACCAATATTTTAAAGAGCAGTATACTCGTTTTGAAGAGATGATCCATCATCTTAAAACCCGGCCAAAGTATATTCACACTAGCAATAGTGCTGCGGCCATTCGTTTTCCAAAAGCTTACTTTAATGCAGTAAGGATCGGCATTTCGATGTATGGCCTGACACCATCTATCGAAATGAAAAATGAGATTCCATTTCCACTTAGAGAGGCATTTTCAATGCAAGTGAAGTTAGTCAATGTGAAAAGGCACAAAAGCGGCGATAAAGTAAGCTACGGAGCTACTTACGGAAGCGTAGAGGATGAATGGATTGGCACGCTTCCGATTGGTTATGCAGATGGCTGGCTCCGCAAGCTCCAAGGTCAGGAAGTGCTGGTTGATGGCCAGCGGGTGCCGATTGTTGGCAGGATCTGTATGGACCAATGCATGATTCGGCTTCCATATTATGTTCCGATCGGGACTCAAGTAACATTGATTGGACGTCAAGGCGACGAGTTTATTTCCATCAATGAAATAGCAGCCAAATTGGACACGATTAATTACGAAGTGCCATGTGTTATAACAAAACGAGTTCCTCGTGTTTACAAACAAGGCGGAAAAGTAACGGATATAAAAAACGATCTCCTTTCATAA
- a CDS encoding CopG family ribbon-helix-helix protein encodes MSESSATTEILVKLPQHLLTELDGFVKLENVNRSEFIYQATKMYLRERKKRQIRESMRRGYMEMAKINLRIASEAFQAEYEAEHTVERLVSGG; translated from the coding sequence GTGTCTGAATCCAGCGCAACTACGGAAATCTTGGTGAAATTACCGCAGCATCTTTTAACGGAGCTAGATGGTTTCGTTAAACTAGAAAATGTAAATCGCAGTGAATTTATCTACCAGGCCACAAAAATGTATTTACGCGAACGAAAAAAAAGACAAATTCGCGAGTCTATGAGACGTGGGTACATGGAAATGGCAAAGATTAATCTTCGAATTGCATCGGAAGCATTTCAAGCAGAATATGAGGCAGAACATACTGTTGAACGTCTTGTAAGCGGAGGGTAA